In a single window of the Raphanus sativus cultivar WK10039 chromosome 9, ASM80110v3, whole genome shotgun sequence genome:
- the LOC108826246 gene encoding uncharacterized protein LOC108826246 — MKTISGLGIGLSLVCGFLLLALVAEVYYLLRRKKKIISQESEEEKEEDEQVGYAKELIQLFCFKEPEANKGEREVEISRNQDLELGFEAELMKLHNQRFLFTIIEETKADLESDDGKSRLGSRSRRRSLSNLPLGVNDCTTPGFTPLTSPTTLTSSPLESYSRHGYNPLFESDGELEFNKFFRSSSSSSSPPPKFKFLRDAEEKLRRRLIEEKLRRRLIEEAEVGEQKQELSIISEGSFLKFMNPAMVNREEKQSSQESDETVSFSHSSSSCTNLRTLDQRSTLVV, encoded by the coding sequence atgaagactaTAAGTGGTTTAGGGATAGGGTTGAGTTTGGTGTGTGGGTTTCTTCTATTAGCACTTGTTGCAGAAGTCTATTACCTTctgagaaggaagaagaagatcataAGCCAAGAAAgcgaagaagagaaagaagaagacgaacAGGTTGGGTACGCTAAGGAACTTATCCAGCTGTTCTGTTTCAAAGAGCCTGAGGCCAACAAAGGCGAAAGAGAAGTGGAAATCTCGAGGAATCAAGATTTAGAACTAGGGTTTGAAGCAGAGCTAATGAAACTTCATAACCAAAGGTTTCTCTTCACAATCATAGAAGAGACAAAAGCAGATTTGGAATCTGATGATGGAAAATCAAGACTAGGCTCAAGGTCAAGAAGAAGGAGCTTGAGTAATCTTCCGCTGGGAGTAAATGACTGTACTACCCCTGGTTTCACTCCATTGACTTCTCCTACTACACTAACGTCCTCTCCCTTGGAGTCTTACTCACGCCACGGATACAATCCTCTGTTCGAGTCAGACGGGGAGCTTGAGTTTAATAAGTTTTTcaggtcttcttcttcttcttcttctcctccgccTAAGTTCAAGTTCTTGAGGGATGCTGAAGAGAAGCTGAGGAGGAGACTGATCGAAGAGAAGCTGAGGAGGAGACTGATCGAAGAAGCCGAAGTAGGAGAGCAAAAACAAGAACTTTCGATTATATCGGAGGGTTCGTTTCTGAAGTTCATGAATCCTGCGATGGTGAACAGAGAAGAGAAACAGAGTAGTCAAGAATCTGATGAGACGGTCTCGTtttctcattcttcttcttcatgtacAAATCTTAGAACGTTAGACCAGAGGTCCACACTGGTTGTTTAG